From candidate division KSB1 bacterium:
CAGTTTAAATCTGGTTTGCCGACAATTCAATCATCTATCATTCAACGCCCCGTTTTCTGCTGATATGGTATCGGCCTTCATAACAGGCGTTGCAAAGCGGAATTTTTGAGCGATTTTTTCGAATGGCGCGACGAAACGCCTGATATTTGTTATTCCGCCAAATAGTCAAAACATCGTCCTCGAATACATTGCCCATAATGTGTTCTGAAAAGCGGTCGTAGCAGCAGGGAACTACAGAACCGTCAGAATTGATCGTCATACTGGTATAAAGCCAATGGCATCTGTTGGGCACCTTGCCTTTTACGTGAAATTTGCCGTCTGATGTTTTGTAATAACGGCTCAAAGAGAGATCAGTGGGCAAATAGGTTTCCGCCATTTGTTGAAAATTGGGGTCATTGGCGCTGATCCCGACGGTTTTCTCGCAGAAAATATCGACATGTAGTTCCTTGGCCAACTTTTGCATTTGCTCACGTTGGTGTTCATTATGCTTCATAACGATATACTGCAGCTCGATTTTGGGAAGCTTGGAATTCAACTCCTGTTTTGCTTGATGCATATAATGAAAGCCGGCAATAATCTTTTCGAAATTGGAGCCCTTGCGGAAAATACGCAAAGTTTCATTGTCGCCGCCGTCCAAAGCAATGATCAGATGCTGCAAGCCGGTTTTGACGATCTCTTTGCAATAGTCGACCGATTTAAAGAACTCGCCGTTGGTGCTGATCTTGACTTCCATGCCGGCCTGAACAGCATAACGGATCATTTCTAAAATGTCCTTATTCATAAAAGGTTCGCCGAAATTCCATAAATAAAGAAAATGGACATGTTCCTTCACCTGATCGATAATGCGGCGAAATTCCTCCAGCGTCATCATGCGGCGGGGACGGTTCATCGTGCCGGCGCCGGTTGGACAGGTAGGGCAGTGCAAATTGCAGGCATTGGTCGGTTCGATCATCATCGAATAAGGCGGCGGTATCAGACTTTCGATGCCCGTAGCCTCGGCCAATTTGGCCTGTATCGCACTGAAATTCCCCCGCATGAATAGAGCGATTGCTTTGGAAAATTTAGCGGCAAGACCCATGAATACCTGCTCCTAATTGTACACGATTTGATCCGGTAGATTCGGTTTTATTCGCAACACCATATCAAGCCGAGTCTAATCCATAAGCTTCTTATCCAAAAGATTAGGCGGAGCGCCCTTATTAAAAGGGCCGGCCGCCTTTTCTAAAAAACTATTACAGCTTTACGCTGAACTGATATGATCCTGAGCCGATTTGTATCAACAATTTTTGCTCTTTTTGCTCAAATCCAGTGACGCCTTTTATATCTCGTAAGCGTTTGCCTTGTTCCGTTACTTGTTCAGGCGCAATTTTCGGCAGAATCACGGTCGCCGTTGTATTCGGCGGCACAATTACTTCCAGCAGCATTTTGCCGTCCTGCAATTTCCAGGAAGAGACGATCTTGCCGTACATCGATTCGTGTTCAGCCTTTGCCCAGGTCAGACCGCCTCCCGAATGCGGCTGAATGATGACATGCTTATAACCCGGCGCCTGTTCATCGATTTCGATACCGGCAACATAGCGGTACAGCCACTCGCCGATGGCGCCGTAGGCGTAATGATTAAAAGAGTTCATGCCGGGGTTTTGAAAACTGCCGTCCGGTTTGATGCCGTCCCAGCGCTCCCAAATCGTTGTAGCGCCCTTGGTAATGGGGTACAGCCATGAAGGATATTCGGTTCGGTTAAGAAGCATAAATGCCTCATCCGCATAACCGTATGCGCTGAGAACATGGCAGATGACCGGCGTCCCCAAAAAGCCCGTCGTAATATGTCGGAAACGATTGACATCATCGGCCAGATGCTTGGCGGCAACGGGCTTCAGCTCATCGGGGAGCAGATTGAAAGCGAGCGCCAGAGCATAAGCAGTCTGGGTATGAGAGACCAGGCGTCCGTTCGGAGTGACGAACTCCTGCTGAAAAACTTTTTTGATGCGCTCGAGCAACTGCGCATATTTGGCTGCATCTTCCGTTTTGCCGAGCACGGCGGCGGTTTTCTGAAGCAGTTCGGTGGAGCGGGCAAAATAAGCCTGGCAAATGAGCGTTTTGTCGGTGGTGGCGCCGGGATAATCGGAGCGGTCCGTGGCGAATGCCAGCCAGTCGCCGAAGGTAAAATCGGTATCCCAAAGCATTTTTTCTCCGGCGCGCGACGCCATGTAATCGACCCACCCCTTCATGCAGTCATATTGTTTTTCGAGAATGCCGATATCGCCAAAGGCCAAATAGACGGTCCAGGGGACGATCACGGCGGCGTCGGCCCAACCGGCGGAGGCGGATTCACCGCGCCGGCCGCGCTTGATGGATAAAACATCGGGAACTACATGCGGAATCTGGCCTTCCGCCTGCTGATCGGCAATGAAATCCTTCAGCCATTTGGTATAAAAAGCGGCGGTGTTGAAATTAAAGCAGGCCGTCGGTGCAAAGACTTGAGCGTCGCCGGTCCAGCCCAGCCTTTCATCACGCTGCGGGCAATCAGTCGGGACGTCGACAAAGTTTCCTTTTTGTCCCCACCGTATATTGTGCTGCAGCTGATTGATCATCTCATTGGAACAGCTGAAATCGCCGGTCGGCTCCATGTCGGAGTGAACCACAACGCCGGTGAGGGCATCGAGCGTCAGCTCGCCGGGCCAGCCCTCTACAGCTGCATAACGGAAACCTTGAAAAGTAAAATGCGGCTCGAAAACCTCGATGCCCTTGCCTTTGAGAGTGTAGCTAATGGTTTGCTTGGCGGAACGGAGATTTTCCGTATAGAAATTTCCTTCTTTGTCGAGCACTTCGGCATGGCGGATGGTCACGGTGGTTCCGGCCGGTCCTTGTACTTTTATCCGCAGATGACCGACCATATTCTGTCCCATATCCACCACGGTCTCTCCTTTTGGGGTTTTGAAAATCTTGACCGGCTTGATCTCTTCGATCGCACGTACCGGCGGGCCGGCAGGAGCGACCAGTCGGGCAGCGGGTGCCTGCATTTCAATGACTCCGCTCCAACTGCGATCGTCATAGCGGGGCAAAGTCCAGCCGTTCTTTTCCAAACGCGCATCGTAAGTTTCGCCGTTATAGATGTCCGACATTAAAATAGGACCGGTGGAAGATTTCCACGTCTCATCCGAGACGATGATCTCGCGGCTGCCGTCGCTGTAAAGCACCTCGAGCTGAAAGAGCAAGGCGAGTCTATCACCATAAGTATTTCGATTACCCTGCCAGCCGATGTTGCCGCGATACCACCCGTCACCCAAAGTGACGCCGACAGCGTTTTCGCCCGCTTTTAGTAAAAAAGTGACGTCGTAAGTCTGGTACTGGATATGATCCTGGTAAGCCGTCCAGCCGGGCGTCAACAGCTCATCGCCGATCTTTTTGCCGTTCAGTTCCGCCTCATAGAGTCCCAAGCTGGTGATGTAGACGCGGGCTGATTGAACTTGTCCCTTGAGCTTGAACTCTTTGCGCAGCAAGTTGGCAGGCGACGAAACCTCGGGATTCTCCTGCAGGTCGGCGCGAATCCATTTTGCCTTCCAGTCGCTCTTTTTGAGCAACCCCATTTCCCAAAAAGCGGGCTCACTCCAGGCGGAAGGAACATTCCTTTCATCCCAAACTCTCACCTGCCAATAGAACCTTTGCCGTGACAGCGGGGCCGGACCGCGATAAACGACGTGGATCGATTGATCGGACGGCGTCTTGCCGGTTTCCCAGATCAAGTGCCTGCCGCTTTCAAGGTGCTCCGGTGACGCGGCGACACGTATCTCGTAAGCTTTTTGGCGGATGTTGCGTCGATCCGGACGATCCGACTGAATCTTCCAACTCAGCCGCGGCTTTTCGACATCGATGCCGATCGGATTCACTTTATATTCGCACCTTAAATCGGTCACCTTAACAGCCGCTCGGAGCGCACTTGCAGATAACAACGCCCCTGCGATTAGGCATATCACCATCATCATTCGCTGCATCATTTTACCTCCATCTCATCATGTCTTTGCAAACGCGAAACGTCTTTCGCAAAATCGCCGCCGATAGAGTCATCGCATTTTTTAGAACCAGATTTTCAATCCGGCATATACCGCAAACTGAGTTAGACCATGTTGAAATTGCACCTGCGTGCTGCCCAGGGATTCTTTTCCGACTTGGCCGAAAAGAAAGTTGAATCCTGCCGCAAAAGCGGTCTCTCTGGTCAGGAAAAGATCGGCGCCTGCCCCAGTCGAAAAAACAGGCGCGTTCAGTTTCACCCGCTCCTCGGCAAGCGGTTCGGCGGAAAATGACGCCATGCCGACGCCCGCATCGAGGTGCACCCAAAGAATCTTTGATACCGGCTGCCAAAAGTATCCTTTGAGCCACCAGACATCGAGTCCTATCTTTGACTTGCGAATCTGCTGCAGACCCGTACCGCCGACCCATAAGATCCCCGTATAATTGGCCGTTGCTCCGCGATGCTCATAGGCTGCGCCGATACCGTACTTGCTCTGCAAAAGCATCATTCCTTCCGCTTTAAAGGCAGTACCGGTCCGCATGGTCTCTTTCCAATTCTGCCAATTTGGAGCGGAGAACGGTTGGCGAACAGAGCGAAGATAAAAGGCGGGGCCGGCATCGACCGAAAAGGCGCCCTTATATTTGATCTTCGGCGGCGTTTTGGATGCCTTTACGATCGCGGGATTTCTCCAAACGACGCGGCCGGCGGCGTCCTGCATTTGGCTTATCGATCCAAGAGGAATAATTTGCGGCGGGGGGTCGAAAAAAGGGCTGCTGCGTTGGGGATCGAAAAGAATACCGGTGCGCTGGACCTTTACGATCCGCCCGCGGAGAACCCGCCCATCCTTCAAAACGACGGCTGCGACTTTGCTCTTTAAGCGCGCTCCGGCATCCGTTTGTGTTTGTGCCGCCTGCGGTCTTGCGACTCCGATAAGCAAAATCGCTCCTACCGCCGACGTTATTATCAGCTGCTTGATCATTTCGCCTCGTCTTCGATTACGATATGTCGGACAGGAAGGTCTCCTTCGCTTATCCGGTAGAAAGGCTTGCCGTTTTGGACGCCGACCTGCCCGAAGCCGCCTGCGGCGGCAAAGAAACTGACAAAATCCCGCTTGGTCGAGCGAAAATATAAAGTCTTGTTTACAGCGTCATAACGAACCCCGCTGCAGGCGTACAGCAAACCGTAACTCGAGAGAGCTCGACCGTACCAATGACCGCATTCATATTCATTAAAGGGATTGCGTACTCTCCCATCGTAACGCTGCCGACACGTGCGGACGATCTGCAGCCCTTCGGCGATCATGCCTTCGGCAATCAGATGTGCGGCGACTTGATACTCGATGCCGGTCCACACCTCATTGCTGTAGACGAACGGTAAAGTCGGCTCGCCGCCTTTCGGCCAGGTACAAAGCACCAATCCGCCTTCCTTTCCCAAAGCATATGTGGGACGCTGCGGATTGACATGATCGCTGAGGTCAGGCTTGAAATTATATCGAAAGACCGATTTGAGATGGCTTTTGACCTTGTTTTGATCGATGATCTCGCCCAGGCCGGCCATAAGAGCGATTTGACAGCCGAGAACTCCGTCCGAGAGGCAGCCGACGCCGTACTGATACTTGGGGCCTTCTTTTTGTAACAGATCCAAAGCTTCGGGAGAGTAATCGACCGTCCAAGTTTCTTTAGCCATTTCAACGGGACTCTTGGCCTGAAGGCCCTGCCAAACCACTTTTTGGAAGAAATACTCACCGTTGAAAAGCTCGGATTCCAAGACTTTGCGACCGCGTTGATAGAGTCGCTCATACTCGCGAAAGCTTTCGCCGAGAGCCTGCGCCATCAGGGTTGCCGCCCGCAGGGCGCCGAGATAAAAAGTCGTGCCGAGCGGTTCCGGTCCCCAGAACTCGATGTCGTAGGTATTGTGATGCGGCTCTTCGATGACGCCGCGCCGGCGGGGATCCCAGGTGCGGATGCAGTACTCGAGGGAGGTGCGCACCTGCGGCCACAGCTTGCGCAGCCAGTCAATATCGCCGCTGATGCGCCATTCGCGGTAAACCTTTATGATGCCGCCGAGCTGACCGTCGGCGGCGGCATAGAAATTATGCTCCGGCGTCGAGATCGGAAGGTTGGCGCGGAAGGTCTGGTGACCCTCGTTGTTTTGGCTGACGAAAAATTCCGTTTCGCGCAGCGTACGCTCCAAATTCGGGAAAAGATGCGCGATTGCCTGGGCGTAATTCCACACGTGCGTACAGGACCCGTAACAGCAGCCGCCGAGGTCATGACAGCCTTCCCACGCCCACAGACGGCCGTCGAATTGACGCAGCACCGTCGGCGATTTGAGGATGGTCAAGTTGGCGGCGACGGCTTCCAATACCTCCGCCGGTAAAGTAGAACCGTAAAAGGCGTCGCGAAAAAGAGCACTGCGTCGGCGCAGCTCGGAATAATTGTCGCGCCAAAACTCGGCAACTTGGGCGACCGAATAGAAGCGCGAAGCATACCACGGACGATAAGCAGGACTCTCCGTATCACGCCCCTGCGATCCGGCGCGCAGGTCTGAAAAGGGAACATACCAGGCGGCCAACAGCCGGATCGTTTTGCTTTCGTTCGGCACCAAACTGAAGGGCACATACAGGGAAGCGCCCGGCGCCGAACCGTCGATCGGCGGCTGTTCGCGCGTTTCGCCGCGCATCACCGTCTTCCAGGTGATGGTGAGCGGATCGAACCAGCCGCCGCGGAACCAGCAGTGGTCAATGACGGCACGATCATCTTGGACAAACACGACGAAATCGCCCTGCGCATGGGGTTTGCCTTCCAATGCGTCCTGATGAAGAATGAAACCGTTCGCAAACGGCAATATGGCGTCGCCGGGCTCAAACGTTCCGCCCCACTCGCTGGGGATGGGGATGCGCATCAGATTTCGGCTGTGAAAGGAGAAAACAGCTTCGATCGTCCGGCTCGAGGTATTGCGGAAGGTGTATTCCAATGCCGCAACCGGCAGGCTGCTGTTATCTTCGTCGGAAGGAATAAAAGGGCTCCAGCCGCAAACGGTCACCTGCAAGGGCAGGTCATTGTCGTGAAGAGAGATTTCGGCAAAGGGGAAGCGGGCGAGAAATTCCGCCTCCGCAAAACGCGGCAGCCCATAAGGTGCGTTGCCGCCGCCGTTGCCGGCATTGGGTCGTCCAAAAACTTTCCAGTCCGGCACCGGCCCTTCCAATACCTTGGCGCCGTTCGGAATCCCTTTCACGCAGACGGCGGCAAAGGTAAAAGGCTCATTAAAGATATCCGGATGATGCCGCAGCGATACATGCGAGATCGCGCCGGTCCCCTCGAGGGCAATCATGCCGGCGCCGATGCCGCCGAGCGGAAAAGCGATGCGGTTCAAATATTCACCGCAATAGCCTCCATTGAATTCATGCGCCTGCGCAGAACATGCAAGCCAAATGACCAGGAAAACGCATGACAGACGTTTCATGGTGCTGTCCTCCGGCAGCCTTAGCGCTGCCCGTAATATGCGTTAGGTCCATGTTTGCGTTGATAATGTTTTTGAATCAGCTTTTCCTTCAGCCGCAGGACGGCGGGGTTGATCTGTTCGGTCAACAGCGCCATCTGGGCCAACTGTTCGAGAATGACGGCGTGATACACGGCCTTTTCCG
This genomic window contains:
- a CDS encoding radical SAM protein, with translation MGLAAKFSKAIALFMRGNFSAIQAKLAEATGIESLIPPPYSMMIEPTNACNLHCPTCPTGAGTMNRPRRMMTLEEFRRIIDQVKEHVHFLYLWNFGEPFMNKDILEMIRYAVQAGMEVKISTNGEFFKSVDYCKEIVKTGLQHLIIALDGGDNETLRIFRKGSNFEKIIAGFHYMHQAKQELNSKLPKIELQYIVMKHNEHQREQMQKLAKELHVDIFCEKTVGISANDPNFQQMAETYLPTDLSLSRYYKTSDGKFHVKGKVPNRCHWLYTSMTINSDGSVVPCCYDRFSEHIMGNVFEDDVLTIWRNNKYQAFRRAIRKNRSKIPLCNACYEGRYHISRKRGVE
- a CDS encoding glycoside hydrolase family 78 protein; translated protein: MMQRMMMVICLIAGALLSASALRAAVKVTDLRCEYKVNPIGIDVEKPRLSWKIQSDRPDRRNIRQKAYEIRVAASPEHLESGRHLIWETGKTPSDQSIHVVYRGPAPLSRQRFYWQVRVWDERNVPSAWSEPAFWEMGLLKKSDWKAKWIRADLQENPEVSSPANLLRKEFKLKGQVQSARVYITSLGLYEAELNGKKIGDELLTPGWTAYQDHIQYQTYDVTFLLKAGENAVGVTLGDGWYRGNIGWQGNRNTYGDRLALLFQLEVLYSDGSREIIVSDETWKSSTGPILMSDIYNGETYDARLEKNGWTLPRYDDRSWSGVIEMQAPAARLVAPAGPPVRAIEEIKPVKIFKTPKGETVVDMGQNMVGHLRIKVQGPAGTTVTIRHAEVLDKEGNFYTENLRSAKQTISYTLKGKGIEVFEPHFTFQGFRYAAVEGWPGELTLDALTGVVVHSDMEPTGDFSCSNEMINQLQHNIRWGQKGNFVDVPTDCPQRDERLGWTGDAQVFAPTACFNFNTAAFYTKWLKDFIADQQAEGQIPHVVPDVLSIKRGRRGESASAGWADAAVIVPWTVYLAFGDIGILEKQYDCMKGWVDYMASRAGEKMLWDTDFTFGDWLAFATDRSDYPGATTDKTLICQAYFARSTELLQKTAAVLGKTEDAAKYAQLLERIKKVFQQEFVTPNGRLVSHTQTAYALALAFNLLPDELKPVAAKHLADDVNRFRHITTGFLGTPVICHVLSAYGYADEAFMLLNRTEYPSWLYPITKGATTIWERWDGIKPDGSFQNPGMNSFNHYAYGAIGEWLYRYVAGIEIDEQAPGYKHVIIQPHSGGGLTWAKAEHESMYGKIVSSWKLQDGKMLLEVIVPPNTTATVILPKIAPEQVTEQGKRLRDIKGVTGFEQKEQKLLIQIGSGSYQFSVKL
- a CDS encoding non-lysosomal glucosylceramidase, which gives rise to MKRLSCVFLVIWLACSAQAHEFNGGYCGEYLNRIAFPLGGIGAGMIALEGTGAISHVSLRHHPDIFNEPFTFAAVCVKGIPNGAKVLEGPVPDWKVFGRPNAGNGGGNAPYGLPRFAEAEFLARFPFAEISLHDNDLPLQVTVCGWSPFIPSDEDNSSLPVAALEYTFRNTSSRTIEAVFSFHSRNLMRIPIPSEWGGTFEPGDAILPFANGFILHQDALEGKPHAQGDFVVFVQDDRAVIDHCWFRGGWFDPLTITWKTVMRGETREQPPIDGSAPGASLYVPFSLVPNESKTIRLLAAWYVPFSDLRAGSQGRDTESPAYRPWYASRFYSVAQVAEFWRDNYSELRRRSALFRDAFYGSTLPAEVLEAVAANLTILKSPTVLRQFDGRLWAWEGCHDLGGCCYGSCTHVWNYAQAIAHLFPNLERTLRETEFFVSQNNEGHQTFRANLPISTPEHNFYAAADGQLGGIIKVYREWRISGDIDWLRKLWPQVRTSLEYCIRTWDPRRRGVIEEPHHNTYDIEFWGPEPLGTTFYLGALRAATLMAQALGESFREYERLYQRGRKVLESELFNGEYFFQKVVWQGLQAKSPVEMAKETWTVDYSPEALDLLQKEGPKYQYGVGCLSDGVLGCQIALMAGLGEIIDQNKVKSHLKSVFRYNFKPDLSDHVNPQRPTYALGKEGGLVLCTWPKGGEPTLPFVYSNEVWTGIEYQVAAHLIAEGMIAEGLQIVRTCRQRYDGRVRNPFNEYECGHWYGRALSSYGLLYACSGVRYDAVNKTLYFRSTKRDFVSFFAAAGGFGQVGVQNGKPFYRISEGDLPVRHIVIEDEAK